A single Natrinema pellirubrum DSM 15624 DNA region contains:
- a CDS encoding 50S ribosomal protein L14: MEAMKADVTQGLKKGSLVTCADNTGARELKVISVAGYHGTKNRQPKAGIGDKVTVSVTKGTPEMRRQVLEAVVVRQRKSIRRPDGTRLKFEDNAAVIIDENEEPRGTEIKGPIAREVAERFGAIASTATMIV, translated from the coding sequence ATGGAGGCGATGAAGGCCGACGTCACGCAGGGCCTGAAGAAGGGCTCGCTGGTCACGTGTGCCGACAACACCGGCGCGCGTGAGCTGAAGGTCATCAGCGTCGCGGGCTACCACGGCACCAAGAACCGCCAGCCGAAGGCGGGAATCGGTGACAAAGTGACCGTCTCGGTCACCAAGGGTACCCCCGAGATGCGCCGCCAGGTCCTCGAGGCCGTCGTCGTCCGCCAGCGGAAGTCGATCCGCCGGCCCGACGGCACCCGACTGAAGTTCGAGGACAACGCGGCGGTCATCATCGACGAGAACGAAGAGCCCCGTGGTACGGAGATCAAGGGGCCGATCGCCCGCGAAGTCGCGGAACGCTTCGGAGCAATCGCCAGCACGGCGACGATGATCGTATAG
- the rplX gene encoding 50S ribosomal protein L24 yields the protein MTEQPHKQRTQTERAPLHKRQKQLHATLSDDLREEYDTRRTRVNAGDTVEVMRGDHAGDEGEVLRAILEDGTIHVEDVTVETADGEEVPRPLDPSNVRITDLDLEDERREARLEGDSE from the coding sequence ATGACCGAGCAACCACACAAACAGCGAACGCAGACGGAACGCGCGCCGCTGCACAAGCGACAGAAGCAGCTGCACGCGACGCTGTCCGACGACCTCCGCGAGGAGTACGACACCCGTCGAACCCGCGTCAACGCGGGCGACACGGTCGAGGTCATGCGCGGCGACCACGCCGGCGACGAAGGCGAGGTCCTCCGTGCGATCCTCGAGGACGGAACGATTCACGTCGAGGACGTGACCGTCGAGACGGCCGACGGCGAGGAAGTGCCGCGGCCGCTGGACCCGTCGAACGTCCGGATCACGGACCTCGACCTCGAGGACGAGCGTCGCGAGGCGCGTCTCGAAGGTGATAGCGAATGA
- a CDS encoding 30S ribosomal protein S4e, whose protein sequence is MTKHQKRLSVPKSWPVERKTETFTVKADAGPHGEDGVPLVVLLRDVLGYVDSRKEARYALSEDAILINGDAINDEQRPIGMFDIVAFPGRGEYYRVFPDEGGRLALTEIDEESAQSRLGKIEGKQQVPGGDTQLTLHDGTNVLVDDDEYQAKDSIVIDNDDKSIVAHFPYEEGALVTAVRGNHGGKIGEVDAIDVTPGSGSNRVGVSTDDGGFETVEEYVVVIDENFTGDDE, encoded by the coding sequence ATGACGAAACACCAGAAACGACTATCGGTACCGAAGTCCTGGCCGGTCGAGCGAAAGACCGAGACCTTCACGGTCAAGGCCGACGCCGGTCCCCACGGTGAAGACGGCGTGCCGCTCGTCGTCCTCCTGCGGGACGTACTCGGCTACGTGGACTCGCGGAAGGAAGCACGGTACGCCCTGAGCGAGGACGCGATCCTCATCAACGGCGACGCGATCAACGACGAACAGCGCCCGATCGGCATGTTCGACATCGTCGCGTTCCCCGGTCGCGGGGAGTACTACCGCGTCTTCCCCGACGAGGGCGGTCGGCTCGCGCTGACCGAGATCGACGAGGAGTCGGCCCAGAGCCGCCTCGGCAAGATCGAGGGCAAACAGCAGGTTCCCGGTGGCGACACGCAGCTCACGCTGCACGACGGGACCAACGTCCTCGTCGACGACGACGAGTACCAGGCAAAGGACTCGATCGTCATCGACAACGACGACAAATCGATCGTCGCCCATTTCCCCTACGAGGAGGGGGCGCTCGTGACGGCCGTCCGTGGCAACCACGGTGGCAAGATCGGCGAGGTCGACGCGATCGACGTCACGCCGGGCAGCGGCTCGAACCGCGTCGGCGTCTCGACGGACGACGGCGGCTTCGAGACCGTCGAGGAGTACGTCGTCGTGATCGACGAGAACTTCACGGGTGATGACGAATGA
- a CDS encoding 50S ribosomal protein L5: MSEAEADFHEMREPRVEKVVVHMGVGQGGRELGKAEDIIEEITEQESVRTQAKKTEPDFGIRQGDPIGTKVTLRDDDAYEFLEKALPLTELSPAQFDDTGNFSFGVEEHTDFPSQEYDPNVGIFGLDVTVNLVRPGYRIAKRDKATRSIPSKHRLTPEDALAFIRANFDVSVEADDE; this comes from the coding sequence ATGAGCGAAGCCGAAGCCGACTTCCACGAGATGCGCGAACCGCGCGTCGAGAAGGTCGTCGTCCACATGGGCGTCGGTCAAGGTGGTCGCGAACTCGGTAAAGCCGAAGACATCATCGAGGAGATCACGGAGCAGGAAAGCGTCCGGACCCAAGCGAAAAAGACCGAACCCGACTTCGGCATTCGCCAGGGCGATCCGATCGGCACGAAGGTCACCCTTCGTGACGACGACGCCTACGAGTTCCTCGAGAAGGCGCTGCCGCTGACGGAACTCTCCCCGGCCCAGTTCGACGACACGGGTAACTTCAGCTTCGGTGTCGAGGAACACACCGACTTCCCGAGCCAGGAGTACGACCCGAACGTCGGGATTTTCGGGCTGGACGTCACCGTCAACCTGGTGCGTCCGGGCTACCGGATCGCCAAGCGCGACAAGGCCACCCGGTCGATCCCGTCGAAGCACCGACTGACCCCCGAGGACGCGCTCGCGTTCATCAGGGCGAACTTCGACGTCAGCGTGGAGGCAGACGATGAGTGA
- a CDS encoding 30S ribosomal protein S14: MSESETEADNDRTGEHAAKRTGQIESCQRCGREQGLVGKYDINLCRQCFREIAREMGFKKYR, translated from the coding sequence ATGAGTGAAAGCGAAACAGAAGCGGACAACGACCGCACGGGCGAGCACGCCGCAAAGCGGACGGGACAGATCGAGTCCTGTCAGCGCTGTGGTCGCGAGCAAGGACTCGTCGGCAAGTACGACATCAATCTCTGCCGACAGTGCTTCCGCGAGATCGCCCGCGAGATGGGATTCAAGAAGTATCGATAA
- a CDS encoding 30S ribosomal protein S8 — MTGNDPLSNALSGLDNAESVGHLTHEVTPASNEIGSVLEVFYDRGYIDGFEYVDDGKAGQFEVELKGAINECGPIKPRYAVGAEDFEKWEKRYLPARDFGALVVTTSSGIMSHYEAREQGIGGQVIAYVY; from the coding sequence ATGACCGGAAACGATCCACTCAGCAACGCGCTCTCGGGACTCGACAACGCCGAGAGTGTGGGTCATCTCACCCACGAGGTAACGCCCGCCTCGAACGAGATCGGCAGCGTACTCGAGGTCTTCTACGACCGCGGGTACATCGACGGCTTCGAGTACGTCGATGACGGCAAAGCCGGTCAGTTCGAGGTCGAACTGAAAGGAGCGATCAACGAGTGCGGCCCTATCAAGCCCCGCTACGCCGTTGGCGCTGAAGACTTCGAGAAGTGGGAGAAGCGCTATCTCCCGGCTCGAGACTTCGGTGCGCTCGTCGTCACGACGAGCAGTGGCATCATGAGCCACTACGAGGCACGCGAGCAGGGTATTGGGGGCCAGGTGATCGCATACGTCTACTAA
- a CDS encoding 50S ribosomal protein L6: MRVELEIPENVTVEVDRFDVTVEGPEGTVSRRLWYPDVTVETDDDQVVIESGAEDAKTNSTVGTFESHITNAFHGVTEGWEYEMEVFYSHFPMQVRVEGEEVVIENFLGEKAPRRTTIHGETEVTVDDEQLVLSGPSKEDVGQTAADIEQLTKVSGKDTRIFQDGVYITNKPAKGGA; this comes from the coding sequence ATGCGAGTTGAACTGGAAATCCCCGAAAACGTAACCGTCGAGGTCGATCGGTTCGACGTGACCGTCGAAGGTCCGGAAGGCACCGTTTCGCGGCGCCTCTGGTACCCCGACGTGACCGTCGAGACAGACGACGACCAGGTGGTCATCGAAAGCGGTGCCGAGGACGCGAAGACGAACTCGACCGTCGGCACCTTCGAGAGCCACATCACCAACGCCTTCCACGGCGTGACCGAGGGCTGGGAGTACGAGATGGAGGTCTTCTACTCTCACTTCCCGATGCAGGTCCGTGTGGAGGGCGAGGAGGTCGTCATCGAGAACTTCCTCGGCGAAAAGGCACCGCGACGAACGACTATCCACGGTGAGACGGAGGTTACCGTCGACGACGAGCAGCTCGTCCTGTCCGGCCCCAGCAAAGAAGACGTTGGACAGACGGCGGCCGACATCGAGCAGCTGACGAAGGTCAGCGGCAAGGACACCCGTATCTTCCAGGACGGGGTCTACATCACCAACAAACCCGCCAAGGGAGGTGCCTGA
- a CDS encoding 50S ribosomal protein L32e, with the protein MADDEPQELEDISGVGESKADALRDAGFESIQDVKEADQDDLAEADGVGNALAARIKADVGDLEVTEETEAEIEDEGAEEEEPDEDVETELQPRGLTEKTPDLSEEEERLLNRRKSEGKPQFNRQDYHKKKRTPESWRRPRGTLSKQRRGVKGKGPKVQAGYRTPTEVRGKHPSGFEEVYVENTDDLEGVDGSREAVRIASSVGARKRERIEEQAEEQGVRVLNPTYEEVEVEADD; encoded by the coding sequence ATGGCAGACGACGAACCCCAGGAACTCGAGGACATCAGCGGCGTCGGCGAGAGCAAGGCAGACGCACTACGCGACGCCGGCTTCGAGTCCATCCAGGACGTCAAGGAAGCCGATCAGGACGACCTCGCCGAGGCCGACGGCGTCGGTAACGCGCTCGCGGCCCGTATCAAGGCCGACGTCGGTGACCTCGAGGTCACCGAGGAGACCGAGGCCGAGATCGAAGACGAAGGCGCAGAAGAGGAAGAGCCGGACGAAGACGTCGAAACCGAACTGCAGCCCCGCGGGCTGACCGAGAAGACGCCCGATCTCTCCGAGGAGGAGGAGCGACTCCTCAACCGACGGAAAAGCGAGGGCAAGCCGCAGTTCAACCGGCAGGACTACCACAAGAAAAAGCGGACGCCGGAGTCCTGGCGACGACCCCGCGGGACGCTGTCCAAGCAGCGCCGCGGCGTCAAGGGCAAGGGCCCGAAGGTCCAGGCCGGCTACCGTACGCCGACGGAAGTCCGCGGGAAGCACCCGAGCGGCTTCGAGGAAGTCTACGTCGAGAACACGGACGACCTCGAGGGCGTCGACGGCTCCCGCGAAGCGGTCCGGATCGCCTCCTCGGTCGGCGCGCGCAAGCGCGAACGCATCGAGGAGCAAGCAGAGGAGCAGGGCGTCCGCGTCCTGAACCCGACCTACGAGGAAGTCGAGGTGGAAGCAGATGACTGA
- a CDS encoding 50S ribosomal protein L19e, which yields MTDLSAQKRLAADVLDVGENRVWLDPDAQGDIAEAITRDEIRELVDEGRIQADEPSGNSRGRARERNAKRAYGHQKGQGKRRGKKGARQNEKDEWQDKIRAQRRKLRELRDKGELSPTQYRELYKKAGGGEFRSVRYLLNYIDDNYGDQ from the coding sequence ATGACTGATCTCTCCGCACAGAAGCGACTGGCAGCCGACGTCTTGGACGTCGGCGAAAACCGCGTCTGGCTCGACCCCGACGCCCAGGGTGACATCGCCGAAGCGATCACCCGCGACGAGATCCGCGAACTCGTCGACGAGGGACGCATTCAGGCCGACGAACCCTCGGGCAACTCCCGCGGTCGCGCCCGCGAGCGCAACGCGAAACGCGCCTACGGCCACCAGAAGGGCCAGGGCAAGCGCCGCGGCAAGAAGGGCGCACGCCAGAACGAGAAAGACGAGTGGCAGGACAAGATTCGCGCACAGCGTCGGAAGCTGCGTGAACTCCGCGACAAGGGCGAACTCTCGCCCACGCAGTACCGCGAGCTCTATAAGAAGGCTGGCGGTGGGGAGTTCCGTAGCGTCCGGTACCTGTTGAACTACATCGACGACAACTACGGTGACCAATAA
- a CDS encoding 50S ribosomal protein L18, with protein sequence MATGPRYKVPMRRRREVRTDYHQRLRLLKSGKPRLVARKSNKHTTAQLITPGPQGDETLASAHSSDLEEYGWDAPTSNISAAYLTGLLAGQRAVEAGIEEAVLDIGLNTATPGNKVFAVQEGAIDAGLEIPHNDSVLADWSRTRGEHIAEYAEQLDEPLYSGEFDATDLPEHFDEVREEILE encoded by the coding sequence ATGGCGACAGGACCACGATACAAAGTACCGATGCGGCGTCGCCGTGAGGTCCGGACGGACTACCACCAAAGGTTGCGCCTGCTGAAATCGGGCAAGCCCCGCCTCGTCGCTCGCAAGAGCAACAAGCATACTACGGCGCAGCTGATCACTCCCGGACCTCAGGGAGACGAGACGCTCGCAAGCGCACACTCGAGCGATCTAGAGGAGTACGGTTGGGACGCACCCACGAGCAACATTTCGGCGGCGTATCTGACCGGCCTGCTGGCCGGCCAGCGAGCCGTCGAGGCCGGGATCGAGGAGGCAGTGCTGGACATCGGCCTCAACACCGCGACGCCGGGCAACAAGGTGTTTGCGGTCCAGGAGGGGGCGATCGACGCCGGCCTCGAGATCCCGCACAACGACAGCGTACTGGCGGACTGGTCGCGCACTCGCGGCGAACACATCGCCGAGTACGCCGAGCAGCTAGACGAGCCGCTCTACAGCGGCGAGTTCGACGCGACTGACCTCCCCGAACACTTCGACGAGGTACGAGAGGAGATCCTAGAATGA
- a CDS encoding 30S ribosomal protein S5 has product MSGNNYNDGGWEPVTRLGRMVQEGDIETMEDALNSGLPLKEPELVDQLLPGLEDEVLDINMVQRMTDSGRRVKFRCVVAVGNRDGFIGYAEGRDDQVGSAIQKAIGIAKLNMIQVPRGSGSWEDRSDRPHSLTRRTTGKAGSVEVELIPAPEGLGLAASDTVRHVLELAGIENAWTKSHGNTRTTVNLAKATYNALENASQSRHPRRRPNREEAEVSE; this is encoded by the coding sequence ATGAGTGGAAACAACTACAACGACGGCGGATGGGAACCGGTTACCCGTCTCGGCCGAATGGTTCAGGAGGGCGACATCGAGACGATGGAGGACGCCCTCAACTCGGGCCTCCCGCTGAAGGAGCCCGAACTCGTCGACCAGCTCCTCCCCGGACTGGAAGACGAAGTACTGGACATCAACATGGTCCAGCGGATGACCGACTCCGGGCGACGCGTGAAGTTCCGCTGTGTCGTCGCCGTCGGCAACCGCGACGGCTTCATCGGCTACGCGGAAGGCCGCGACGATCAGGTCGGCTCCGCCATCCAGAAGGCCATCGGTATCGCGAAGCTGAACATGATCCAGGTGCCCCGCGGCTCGGGCTCCTGGGAGGACCGTTCGGACCGGCCACACTCGCTGACCCGACGGACGACCGGCAAAGCCGGCTCCGTCGAGGTCGAACTCATCCCCGCCCCCGAAGGGCTGGGGCTGGCCGCCAGCGACACCGTCCGTCACGTCCTCGAGCTGGCTGGCATCGAGAACGCCTGGACGAAGAGCCACGGCAACACGCGAACGACGGTCAACCTCGCGAAAGCGACCTACAACGCACTCGAAAACGCCTCCCAGTCGCGGCATCCGCGCCGTCGACCCAACCGTGAGGAAGCCGAGGTGAGCGAGTGA
- a CDS encoding 50S ribosomal protein L30 yields the protein MKAIVQVRGEVNRQDDVQDTLEMLNIHSVNHCALVPETDAYEGMIAKVNDYVAHGEPDADVLETLLAKRAEPLEGDQADVDEAWLADNTEYDDFGELADALLAEETTLRDEGLSPTLRLHPPRGGHEGIKKPTIEGGQLGKHTTGQINDLLESMR from the coding sequence ATGAAGGCGATCGTGCAGGTTCGCGGCGAAGTGAACCGACAGGACGACGTCCAGGACACGCTGGAGATGCTCAACATCCACAGCGTCAACCACTGCGCGCTCGTCCCCGAGACCGACGCCTACGAGGGGATGATCGCGAAGGTAAACGACTACGTCGCCCACGGCGAACCCGACGCCGACGTCCTCGAGACGCTGCTCGCAAAGCGAGCCGAACCCCTCGAGGGCGACCAGGCAGATGTCGACGAAGCGTGGCTGGCCGACAACACCGAGTACGACGACTTCGGTGAACTGGCCGACGCGCTCCTGGCGGAGGAGACGACCCTTCGTGACGAAGGACTGTCACCGACGCTTCGACTCCACCCACCGCGGGGGGGTCACGAGGGTATCAAGAAGCCGACCATCGAGGGCGGCCAACTCGGAAAGCATACAACGGGGCAGATTAACGACCTGCTAGAATCGATGCGATAA
- a CDS encoding uL15m family ribosomal protein, with the protein MTSKKRRQRGSRTHSGGSHKNRRGAGHRGGRGRAGRSKHEFHNYEPKGKHGFKRPHDIRETVAEIDVQKLDEDAILYVAEDLAEEADGGYALDARDIVEDGHEVDKVKVLGSGQVRNELTVTADAFSDAAEEKLEAAGGEAVLTERAQEDDADDKRDED; encoded by the coding sequence ATGACGAGCAAAAAACGACGCCAGCGCGGATCGCGGACCCACAGCGGCGGTTCCCACAAGAACCGACGCGGTGCGGGCCACCGCGGTGGTCGCGGCCGTGCCGGGCGCAGCAAACACGAGTTCCACAACTACGAACCGAAGGGCAAACACGGCTTCAAGCGTCCCCACGACATCCGCGAGACGGTCGCGGAGATCGACGTCCAGAAGTTAGACGAGGACGCGATCCTCTACGTCGCGGAGGACCTCGCCGAGGAGGCCGACGGTGGCTACGCCCTCGACGCTCGCGATATCGTCGAGGACGGCCACGAGGTCGACAAAGTGAAAGTCCTCGGTTCGGGACAGGTTCGCAACGAACTGACCGTTACGGCTGATGCCTTCTCCGACGCGGCGGAAGAGAAGCTCGAGGCCGCTGGCGGCGAGGCCGTCCTCACGGAGCGCGCACAGGAGGACGACGCCGACGACAAACGGGACGAGGACTAA
- the secY gene encoding preprotein translocase subunit SecY, whose product MGWKEAAEPVLTRMPAVRRPEGHVPFKRKLMWTAGILMLYFFLTNVTLLGLQSGGANDLFGEFRAILAGSQGSVLQVGIGPIVTASIVLQLLGGANLLGLDTDDPRDQVLYQGLQKLLVVMMVILTGLPMVFAGGFLPAQQTLQLGGLALEGTQVQLLMFAQILVGGILILYMDEVVSKWGVGSGIGLFIIAGVSQRLVTGLVQPAQGGFLFDWYRILTGQVDVGSLVSASGLQTLLIGEGQLIALLTTLLIFGIVVYAESVRVEIPLSHARVKGARGRFPVKLIYASVLPMILVRAVQANVQFMGQILNRQWSGMPAWLGTYSQGQPDGGFFYYVSPIYSPQDWMWFTANVSQEWWQVLIRIGIDVTFMVVGGAIFAIFWVETTDMGPESTAKQIQNSGMQIPGFRQNVGVIEKVMERYIPQVTVIGGALVGLLAVWANMLGTIGSVSGTGLLLAVSITYKLYEEIAEEQLMEMHPMMRQMFGNE is encoded by the coding sequence ATGGGATGGAAGGAAGCCGCTGAACCGGTCCTAACGCGGATGCCAGCAGTGCGCCGTCCGGAGGGGCACGTCCCCTTCAAGCGGAAGCTGATGTGGACGGCCGGCATCCTCATGTTGTACTTCTTCCTGACGAACGTCACGCTGCTCGGTCTGCAGTCCGGCGGGGCAAACGACCTCTTCGGCGAGTTCCGCGCGATCCTCGCGGGCTCACAGGGGTCGGTGCTGCAGGTCGGTATCGGCCCGATCGTCACCGCGAGCATCGTCTTACAGTTGCTCGGCGGGGCGAACTTGCTCGGACTCGACACCGACGATCCGCGGGACCAGGTCCTCTATCAGGGGCTCCAGAAGCTGCTGGTGGTCATGATGGTGATCCTGACCGGGCTTCCGATGGTGTTCGCCGGCGGCTTCCTGCCAGCCCAGCAAACGCTGCAGCTCGGCGGCCTCGCTCTCGAGGGAACGCAGGTTCAGCTCCTGATGTTCGCCCAGATCCTCGTCGGGGGGATCCTCATCCTCTACATGGACGAGGTCGTCAGCAAGTGGGGCGTCGGGAGCGGGATCGGCCTGTTCATCATCGCCGGCGTGAGCCAGCGACTGGTCACCGGGCTCGTCCAGCCCGCACAGGGCGGGTTCCTCTTTGACTGGTATCGCATCCTGACCGGTCAGGTCGACGTCGGATCGCTCGTTTCGGCGAGCGGACTCCAGACGCTGCTGATCGGCGAGGGACAGCTCATCGCACTACTGACGACGCTGCTGATCTTCGGGATCGTCGTCTACGCGGAGTCGGTCCGCGTCGAGATTCCGCTGAGTCACGCCCGCGTCAAAGGCGCTCGCGGTCGCTTCCCCGTGAAGCTCATCTACGCGAGCGTCCTGCCGATGATCCTCGTTCGCGCCGTGCAGGCGAACGTCCAGTTCATGGGCCAGATCCTCAACCGGCAGTGGAGCGGCATGCCCGCCTGGCTCGGTACCTACTCGCAGGGCCAGCCCGACGGCGGGTTCTTCTACTACGTGTCGCCGATCTACTCGCCGCAGGACTGGATGTGGTTCACGGCGAACGTCTCCCAGGAGTGGTGGCAAGTGCTGATCCGCATCGGTATCGACGTCACGTTCATGGTCGTCGGCGGTGCGATCTTCGCCATCTTCTGGGTCGAAACGACCGACATGGGGCCCGAATCGACGGCGAAGCAGATCCAGAACTCCGGGATGCAGATCCCCGGCTTCCGACAGAACGTCGGCGTCATCGAGAAGGTCATGGAGCGGTACATTCCGCAAGTGACCGTCATCGGCGGCGCACTGGTCGGCCTGCTGGCCGTCTGGGCGAACATGCTCGGTACCATCGGTTCCGTCTCCGGGACGGGGCTGCTGCTCGCGGTCTCGATCACGTACAAGCTGTACGAGGAGATCGCCGAGGAACAGCTCATGGAGATGCACCCGATGATGCGCCAGATGTTCGGCAACGAGTAA
- a CDS encoding cytochrome C oxidase subunit IV family protein, with protein sequence MASIRTYSLIYVALLLLATGKFVFFHFPDIFTYEMAIIGTMILAAIKVSLIAGYFQHLKDEPRSITYMMLTAAFMVVLLTLAAGYSIQ encoded by the coding sequence ATGGCGAGCATTCGGACGTACAGCCTGATTTACGTGGCACTGCTACTGCTGGCTACGGGGAAGTTCGTTTTCTTCCACTTCCCGGACATTTTCACCTACGAGATGGCAATAATCGGGACGATGATTCTGGCGGCCATCAAGGTCTCGTTGATCGCCGGCTACTTCCAGCACCTGAAAGACGAACCCCGCTCGATCACCTACATGATGCTCACCGCGGCGTTCATGGTCGTCCTGCTGACCCTCGCTGCTGGGTACTCGATTCAGTAA
- a CDS encoding DUF7410 domain-containing protein, translating into MATERALEPEYEVPTDGPEATCPYCGRPFRSDRYATFHVGVEHAEECTDAEQEAFDEERDDEEYDLFTFHFKTAISVFLVYFLFTFIYALVWAG; encoded by the coding sequence ATGGCGACCGAACGCGCGCTCGAGCCGGAGTACGAGGTGCCGACGGACGGCCCGGAAGCGACCTGTCCGTACTGCGGGCGGCCGTTTCGGTCCGACCGCTACGCCACCTTCCACGTCGGGGTCGAACACGCCGAGGAGTGTACGGACGCGGAGCAGGAGGCCTTCGACGAGGAACGCGACGACGAGGAGTACGACCTGTTTACCTTCCACTTCAAGACCGCTATTTCGGTGTTTCTCGTCTACTTCCTGTTTACGTTCATCTACGCGCTCGTCTGGGCCGGGTAG
- a CDS encoding S8 family serine peptidase, whose amino-acid sequence MVAGFPRPDALGTLIIVFLLLVSLSTPFALGVAGSADPGTAAADDSIVIDDELPTDGPTVEVVVRLTEPTVPDGVSDAEAERRLEAHAEATQDPLLEYADDRRGLAVEERFWLTNAVVLEVDTGRVAYETFDRFDAVEAVHENIVVSVPEPPSRANATASGPTATTAATAGASRTTNGLAQVNAPAVWDEYDARGEGVRVAVLDTGVDPDHPDIDLATEDLSDPTYPGGWAEFDATGQRVESVPHDTAVHGTHVSGTVAGGAASGTAIGVAPDAELLHGLVLNETSGTFAQIVAGMEWAVERDADVLSMSFGATGRYAQLIDPVRNARASGVVVVGAVGNEGPDTSGSPGNVYETLTVGAVDSTGTVPPFSGGERIAREEWVGSSVDWTAPSSYTVPDVVAPGVAVTSATPGGGYESLPGTSMATPHVSGTAALLLSIAPDATPTEIEAALTRTARVPADADSETIATRYGAGIVDASAAADTIAPVRGTSRPTTDGSSDTEPGGDSFSTVAVIGSVALLAVCLGLVVLVRYRPGDR is encoded by the coding sequence ATGGTCGCTGGCTTCCCTCGCCCGGACGCCCTCGGAACTCTCATCATCGTCTTCCTTCTGCTCGTCTCCCTCAGCACCCCGTTTGCCCTCGGGGTGGCCGGATCCGCCGACCCCGGAACGGCCGCTGCGGACGACTCGATCGTCATCGACGACGAGTTGCCGACCGACGGCCCCACTGTCGAGGTCGTCGTCAGGCTCACCGAGCCGACTGTTCCCGACGGTGTAAGCGACGCCGAGGCCGAACGACGGCTCGAGGCCCACGCCGAGGCAACGCAGGACCCCCTGCTCGAGTACGCCGACGACAGACGGGGGTTGGCCGTCGAAGAGCGCTTCTGGCTGACCAACGCCGTGGTCCTCGAGGTCGACACCGGACGGGTAGCGTACGAGACCTTCGACCGGTTCGACGCGGTCGAGGCGGTTCACGAGAACATCGTGGTCTCGGTCCCCGAGCCGCCGTCACGCGCGAACGCGACGGCATCAGGGCCGACCGCGACGACGGCAGCGACCGCGGGCGCGTCGCGAACGACGAACGGGCTCGCGCAGGTGAACGCACCCGCTGTCTGGGACGAGTACGACGCCCGCGGTGAGGGCGTCCGCGTCGCGGTACTGGACACCGGCGTCGACCCGGACCACCCCGATATCGACCTCGCGACCGAGGACCTGTCGGATCCGACCTATCCCGGCGGCTGGGCGGAGTTCGACGCGACCGGGCAGCGGGTCGAGTCGGTGCCACACGACACCGCCGTCCACGGGACCCACGTCAGCGGGACGGTCGCCGGCGGGGCCGCGAGCGGGACCGCCATCGGCGTGGCCCCCGACGCCGAGTTGCTTCACGGGCTCGTTCTGAATGAGACGAGCGGCACGTTCGCCCAGATCGTTGCCGGAATGGAGTGGGCCGTCGAGCGAGACGCCGACGTCCTCAGCATGAGCTTCGGGGCGACCGGCCGATACGCTCAGCTGATCGATCCGGTTCGAAACGCGCGGGCGAGTGGCGTCGTAGTCGTCGGCGCGGTCGGTAACGAAGGGCCAGACACCTCGGGGAGCCCGGGCAACGTCTACGAAACGCTCACCGTCGGCGCGGTCGATTCGACCGGGACCGTCCCACCGTTCTCGGGCGGTGAACGCATCGCCCGCGAGGAGTGGGTCGGATCCTCGGTTGACTGGACGGCCCCGTCGTCATACACCGTCCCCGACGTCGTCGCACCCGGTGTCGCCGTCACGAGCGCCACCCCTGGCGGCGGGTACGAGTCGCTTCCGGGAACGTCCATGGCAACGCCACACGTCTCCGGGACGGCCGCCCTGTTGCTATCGATCGCACCCGATGCGACGCCGACGGAGATCGAAGCCGCGCTCACCCGGACCGCTCGAGTGCCCGCTGACGCCGACAGCGAGACGATCGCGACTCGCTACGGCGCGGGCATCGTCGACGCCAGCGCTGCCGCGGACACGATCGCACCCGTTCGCGGAACGAGCCGCCCGACCACCGACGGCTCGAGCGATACCGAACCCGGTGGCGACTCGTTCTCGACTGTGGCCGTCATCGGGAGCGTCGCGTTGCTCGCGGTCTGTCTCGGCCTCGTCGTTCTGGTTCGGTATCGACCGGGCGACCGGTAA